The window CAATCCAGCCCAGGCCCGCCGTCATGTTGTCCGCCCACGAGGACCGGTAGGCCAGCGACAGAAAGGCGCCCGCCAGCCCGGCCAAGGCGCCGCCCCCCAGCACCGCCAGCACCCGCACCAGCGCCACATTCACGCCCAGCACGTCGGCTGCGGCCGGGTTCTCGCCCACCGAACGTAGGGTCAGCCCGGCCCGCGTGGCGGACAGCCAGAAGGCCAGCCCCGCCGCCAGGGCCAGCGCGGCCACGGTAAACGGACTGAGGGCCACGCCAAAAACTGTCCAGTCGGGGACCTTGTTAAAGAGCGGCAGGCCTTCAAAGCGCTTGCCCAGCAGGCCAGCGGTCCCGGTGCCGATCAGGGCCAGCGCCAGGCCACTCACGAACTGGTTGGCCCGCAGCGTCACAGTGGCCAGCGCGTGCAGCCCCGCGAGCAGCGCGCCCGCCGCCATAGCCGCGCCCACCGCCAGCCACAGATTGGCGTCTGGGGCACTGGCCGCCACCGCAAAGGCGGCCAGGGCGCCCACCGCCATCAGCCCTTCCACGCCCAGGTTCACCACCCCGGCGCGTTCATTCAGAATCGCCCCCAGACAGGCGAGCAGCAGCGGCGTGCCCACCGCCAGCGCGCGGGCCAAAGCTTCGAGAATCAGGGTGTCCATGTGGGGGCTCCGGAAGGGGAAGTGGGGTGTAGGAAGTGGGAAGTGGGAAAAGAAGGAAGCGGGGGGCAGGGCGCGGTGCGCGGGAGGGGTGGGGTTTGACAGGCCCGCTGGGCCGCATGAGGCAGTCTCACTGCCATCTGCCACCCCCTACCCCCGGCCCCACACCACGCGGTGACGCACAAACACTTCGCCGGAAATCAGGCACAGCAGCATGACGCCGCTGAAGATATCCACCACGCGGAAGGGCAGGTTCAGGTCAATTTTCAGGAGGTCGCCGCCGGCCAGCAGCACGCCCATCAGCGGCGCGGTCAGCAGGCACAGGGCGGGATGGCCGCGCGCCAGCCACGCCACGATCACGGCCGTAAAGCCGTAGCCCAGGCTGATCTGCCCGGCTTCCAGCAGGCGGTGGTGAATCCCGGCCACCTCGCCCGCACCGGCCAGCCCGGCGAGGCCGCCCGTCAGCAGGGCCACCAGCGTGGCGACACGCGCCGCCTTGAGGCCGGCGTAGCGGGCCGCGCCGGGGTTCTCGCCCACCACACGCAGGGCGTAGCCGAAGGTGGAGCGCGTGAGCAGCCACTGCAGCCCCAGCGCCAGCGCCACGCCCAGCACCAGCGTGGGCCAGTGCACCTGGGTGCCGCTCAGGGTGGGCAGCCACGCCTGCGGGGCAAAGGTATCGGTGTAGATGTACCCGCGCACGTCCTTGCCCTTCCAGGGCCCGGCGATCAGGTAGGTGACCAGCGCGGCGGCCACGTAATTCAGCATCAGGGTGGACAGAATCTCGTTGACATTCACCCGGCGCAGCGCCGCTGCGATCAGGGCCCAGAGGCCGCCGCCCACAAAGCCCGCCGCGAACATGGCCGGCAGCAGCAGCGGGCCGGGCAGCGGCACAAACAGCGCGGTGCCCGCCGCGAACACCGCCCCCAGCAGCAACTGCCCCTCGGCGCCAATGTTGAAAAACTGCGCCCGGAAGGCCAGCGCCAGCCCCGAGCCGATCAGCAGCAGCGGAATGGTGCGCCGCGCGACCTCGGCCAAGCCCGTGGGGTCGCCCAGGGTGCCGCGCAGCATGGTGCCGTACACCGTGCCCGGCGCCTGCCCGGCCAGCACAAAGACCAGCGCGCACAGCAGCAGCGCGGCGGCCACCGAGGCCAGGGTGACCAGTGCGGCGCGGGCGGGGGAGGGGGTGGTCAGCGGCACGAACCTCATGCGCCCACCCCCTGCTCGTTGCCGGATTGCTGGGCTCCAGGGAGGCTGTGCGGATGCGCGCCGCCCATCAGGAGGCCCAGCGACTCGCGGCTGACCTCGGCGGCGGGGTAGGGACCGCGCAGCTGGCCGCCCACCATCACCCCCACGCGGTCCGAGAGGCTCAGGAGTTCATCCAGGTCCTCGCTGACCAGCAGCACGCCCGCGCCCTGTTCGGTGCGCGAGAGCAGCGCCCGGTGCACCTGATCGGTGGCCCCGATATCCAGGCCGTAGGTGGGGTGCACGGCCAGGATCAGGCGGGGCTGGCCCGCCAGTTCGCGCGCCAGAATCAGTTTCTGAATGTTGCCGCCGCTCAGCAGCCGCACCGGGGTGTGCAGGCCCGGGGTGGCCACCGCGTAGGCCTCGACCTCGCGGCGGGCGCGTTCATCGGTGGCCTTCAGGTCGCGCGCCAGGCCCCGGCCCAGGGGCGGGCGGTCATAGTCGCGCAGGGCCAGATTCTCGCTGACGGTCATGGTGGGCACGGTGCCGCTGTGCAGGCGGTCTTCGGGAATGTGGGCCACACCCGCCTGGAAGCGCTGGGCCGCGTCCCCGGTCAGCGGCTGGCCGTCCAGGGTCACGTGGCCGGCCGCCTCCCGCAGCCCGGCCAGCACCTCCACCAGTTCGCTCTGGCCGTTGCCGGCAATCCCCGCCACGCCCAGCACTTCACCCGCGCGCAGCTCAAAGGACACGCCGCGCAGCACCTCCGGGCCCCGGGCCCCGGTCGCGCGCAGCCCCTGCACGCTCAGCAGGGTGGGGGCTGCTTCTGGGGGCGCCCCGGCGGTCCGCTTGCGCGCAAAATCCACGCTGCGGCCCACCATCAGTTCGGCCAGCGCCTCGCGGGTGGCGCCAGCGGTGCTCAGGCCGCCCACCACCTGCCCCTTACGCAGCACGGTCACGCGGTCGGCCACGTCCAGCACCTCGTCAAGCTTGTGAGAAATGAAAATCAGGCTGTGCCCGCCCGCGCGCAGTTCGCGCATCACCCGGAACAGCCCCTCGGCTTCCTGCGGGGTCAGCACACTGGTGGGCTCGTCCAGAATGAGCACGCGGGCGCCGCCCAGCAGGGCGCGCAGGATCTCCACCCGCTGCTTTTCGCCGGGCGAGAGGTCAGCCACCCGGGCCTCCGGGCGCACCTCCAGCCCGTAGCGCGCCGAAAGTTCCCCCAGCCGCGCCGCGACCTGCCGCGCCGGAAACAGCCCGCGACCCGTTCCCAGCGCCAGATTCTCGGCCACGGTGTGCCGCGCCACCAACAGGGGGTGCTGCGGCACCAGCCCAATGCCCAGCCGCCGCGCCTGCGCCGGGCTGCCGATGCGCACCGGCTGGCCCTGCACCTCCAGCGTGCCCTCATCGGGCTGATAGAGGCCATACAGCATGGAAATCAGGGTGCTTTTGCCCGCGCCGTTCTCGCCCAGCAGCGCCAGCACCTCGCCGCGCGCCACGGTCAGGTCCACGCGGTCATTGGCCACCACGCCGGGAAAGCGCTTGGTCACGCCGCGCAGGCGCAGGGCCGGGGGCCCCCCTTCGTGCAGGGGCGCGTCGGGTGGGGGCGGGGCTGGGGGCACACTCACGCCCGCCATCCTGGCACAGCGCCCGCGTGCTGGTCACGCCCAGGGTCGTGCAGGGGAGGGGAGGCAGGGTGGGCGCGTCTGGTCAGTGCTACGGAGGCCGGATCACCCGTGACCGCCTCTGTGCTTCGGTGCTTGCATGCCGCTCCGTCCCCGTTGTTCCTGCTCTGCGGCGCCGCTCTGCGAGCGCCTCTGGTCGGGTTCACCCGTTCTTCCATCACCGATGAACCGGAAGCCTTACTCCTTCCAGCGAAGAACCCCGGAGTCGCCCCCGGGGTTCCAGAACCGCCCGCGCTCACAGCGGTCTTCCGTTCCGCCCAGGGGAGGCAAGCACCCCCCTCAACGCCACTTCAACCGCTGTCTGTCCCGGTGACTCGCGCCGCTCGCGCCACATGACCTGCAGGGTTCACTGTCAGGTCATGTGGCGACCTCTATCAGTACACCGGAGTGCCGCTGGGAAACGTCACCACGTCGGCCAGCCCGCCTGGGTCCAGGCGCACGATAAACCCGGCGTCCTCGCGGTAGGCCATCCCGCTGTCCACCGCCAGACACAGGCGCCCGGCGTAGGGAATGGGGGCCCCGGCGCCCAGGGTGGGGCCGTGCAGGTGCTCGTCCAGCAGCACGTAGACCGGCGTGTGCCCGTGCACGATGCGCTGGCCGCCAAAGGTGCCCAGCATCCGCCGGGCCTTGGTGTCGCCGCCGCCCAGCACAAAGGCAAAGCGCTCGGTAAAGGCGTTCAGGAACACCCCCCAGTCGTCGGGGTTGGCGTGGGCCAGCACCGCGCGCACGCTGGCGTTCACATCGTCAATGGTGCCGCCCATCTTCAGGTACACCATGGAGTCGGCGTGCACCAGCAGCCAGTCGCCCACCCGCAGCATGGCGGGGCGTTCGGCCAGCCAGCCCAGC of the Deinococcus aquaedulcis genome contains:
- a CDS encoding ABC transporter permease, yielding MDTLILEALARALAVGTPLLLACLGAILNERAGVVNLGVEGLMAVGALAAFAVAASAPDANLWLAVGAAMAAGALLAGLHALATVTLRANQFVSGLALALIGTGTAGLLGKRFEGLPLFNKVPDWTVFGVALSPFTVAALALAAGLAFWLSATRAGLTLRSVGENPAAADVLGVNVALVRVLAVLGGGALAGLAGAFLSLAYRSSWADNMTAGLGWIAVALVIFVGWRPLRAVLGALFFGFLYYLQFRLQGSSPVPTEVFSAMPFVLVLVVLALAGVRGQAGDAPAALGRPYVRGER
- a CDS encoding ABC transporter permease, with the translated sequence MRFVPLTTPSPARAALVTLASVAAALLLCALVFVLAGQAPGTVYGTMLRGTLGDPTGLAEVARRTIPLLLIGSGLALAFRAQFFNIGAEGQLLLGAVFAAGTALFVPLPGPLLLPAMFAAGFVGGGLWALIAAALRRVNVNEILSTLMLNYVAAALVTYLIAGPWKGKDVRGYIYTDTFAPQAWLPTLSGTQVHWPTLVLGVALALGLQWLLTRSTFGYALRVVGENPGAARYAGLKAARVATLVALLTGGLAGLAGAGEVAGIHHRLLEAGQISLGYGFTAVIVAWLARGHPALCLLTAPLMGVLLAGGDLLKIDLNLPFRVVDIFSGVMLLCLISGEVFVRHRVVWGRG
- a CDS encoding metallophosphoesterase produces the protein MKALWVVGDIHGAYDKVRALLLRAGLIDFGGQWTGGDAHLVFLGDYVDRGPNGVGVIRLIRGLEGQARSAGGQVSALLGNHEVMFLAALVFKQGDPHDRLGFREYWLENGGQPRDADQIEPAELGWLAERPAMLRVGDWLLVHADSMVYLKMGGTIDDVNASVRAVLAHANPDDWGVFLNAFTERFAFVLGGGDTKARRMLGTFGGQRIVHGHTPVYVLLDEHLHGPTLGAGAPIPYAGRLCLAVDSGMAYREDAGFIVRLDPGGLADVVTFPSGTPVY
- a CDS encoding ABC transporter ATP-binding protein → MSVPPAPPPPDAPLHEGGPPALRLRGVTKRFPGVVANDRVDLTVARGEVLALLGENGAGKSTLISMLYGLYQPDEGTLEVQGQPVRIGSPAQARRLGIGLVPQHPLLVARHTVAENLALGTGRGLFPARQVAARLGELSARYGLEVRPEARVADLSPGEKQRVEILRALLGGARVLILDEPTSVLTPQEAEGLFRVMRELRAGGHSLIFISHKLDEVLDVADRVTVLRKGQVVGGLSTAGATREALAELMVGRSVDFARKRTAGAPPEAAPTLLSVQGLRATGARGPEVLRGVSFELRAGEVLGVAGIAGNGQSELVEVLAGLREAAGHVTLDGQPLTGDAAQRFQAGVAHIPEDRLHSGTVPTMTVSENLALRDYDRPPLGRGLARDLKATDERARREVEAYAVATPGLHTPVRLLSGGNIQKLILARELAGQPRLILAVHPTYGLDIGATDQVHRALLSRTEQGAGVLLVSEDLDELLSLSDRVGVMVGGQLRGPYPAAEVSRESLGLLMGGAHPHSLPGAQQSGNEQGVGA